The following proteins are encoded in a genomic region of Methanobrevibacter gottschalkii DSM 11977:
- the rnc gene encoding ribonuclease III, which translates to MNLYEKFGIKTDNKVLYDTAFTHGSYSTKHDLKYNYERLEFLGDSVLSVIVSEYLYEKYPHYEEGKLTKLRANYVCQFALIYYSHELGLDKYLKVAAKESNLTKNEILSITADIFESFLGAMFLDQGWYFVKRFVSNSIFKFIDANVIFFADYKSAMKEYGDAKDLEVSYKILKECGVPHNKTFITAILIDGEEMGVGKGKNKKEAEQAAAKVAIEKLNIKVF; encoded by the coding sequence ATGAATTTATATGAAAAGTTTGGTATTAAAACGGATAATAAAGTTTTATATGATACTGCATTTACACATGGTTCATATTCTACTAAACATGATTTAAAATATAATTATGAACGTTTGGAATTTTTAGGGGATTCTGTTTTAAGTGTAATTGTTTCTGAGTATTTGTATGAAAAATATCCTCATTATGAAGAAGGTAAATTAACAAAATTACGAGCAAATTATGTTTGTCAATTCGCATTAATTTATTATTCTCATGAATTGGGTCTTGATAAATATCTAAAAGTCGCTGCTAAAGAATCAAACTTAACTAAAAATGAAATATTGTCTATAACTGCAGATATCTTCGAATCATTTTTAGGAGCAATGTTTTTAGATCAAGGTTGGTATTTTGTAAAAAGATTTGTATCTAATTCAATATTCAAATTCATTGATGCAAATGTTATATTCTTTGCAGATTATAAATCTGCTATGAAAGAATATGGGGATGCTAAAGACTTGGAGGTTTCATATAAAATTTTAAAAGAATGTGGTGTACCTCATAACAAAACATTCATCACAGCAATATTAATTGATGGTGAAGAGATGGGTGTTGGAAAAGGTAAGAATAAAAAAGAAGCAGAACAAGCAGCTGCAAAAGTAGCTATTGAAAAATTAAATATTAAAGTGTTTTAA
- the metX gene encoding homoserine O-acetyltransferase MetX, with protein MNKESVGIVETEYHDISNPIILDSGETLDEVTVAYETYGELNKEKSNAILICHALTGDAHAAGWHEGDKKPGWWEMVIGPGKALDSEKYFIICSNVLGGCKGTTGPSSISPKTGKEYGVDFPVITINDMVKVQKELIDSFGISQLAAVIGGSMGGMQVLEWMVSYPRMMKKAIAIATAGRSSPQQIAFNTVGRQAIFSDSKWNNGNYYDTCEIPSNGLSLARMIAHITYLSDESMDIKFGRGLQDKDEISYDFSVDFQVESYLKHQGETFVKRFDANSYLFITKAVDLFDLSANDSLIDGFKNVEAKIKIISVDTDWLYPTEQSMELVTALNANDVDVSFSEIKSNYGHDAFLLERGQLNYIFSNFLSENVVDDLMIEDIATIRENADIVEAAKLMLDKHLTHIPVVTDDCKLIGIVTSWDLSKSIATNSNHLKDIMTKKVKYCHANDSIEEIARKMRKFDISCLPVVDEEMKVLGLITTDQISNLLS; from the coding sequence ATGAATAAAGAGTCTGTTGGAATTGTTGAAACGGAATATCATGATATATCCAATCCTATTATATTAGATAGTGGAGAAACTCTTGACGAAGTCACTGTTGCTTATGAAACTTATGGTGAACTTAATAAAGAGAAGTCTAATGCTATTTTAATTTGTCATGCATTAACAGGTGATGCTCATGCTGCAGGCTGGCATGAAGGGGATAAAAAACCTGGCTGGTGGGAAATGGTGATTGGTCCGGGTAAAGCATTGGATAGTGAAAAATATTTCATAATTTGTTCTAATGTATTGGGAGGATGTAAAGGAACAACTGGTCCAAGTTCTATTAGTCCTAAAACTGGTAAAGAATATGGCGTTGATTTTCCAGTAATTACAATTAATGATATGGTTAAAGTTCAAAAAGAATTAATAGACTCTTTTGGTATTAGTCAATTAGCTGCAGTTATTGGCGGATCTATGGGGGGGATGCAAGTTCTTGAATGGATGGTATCTTATCCTAGAATGATGAAAAAAGCAATTGCAATAGCAACTGCCGGCAGATCTTCGCCTCAACAGATTGCATTCAATACTGTAGGCCGTCAGGCTATATTTTCAGATTCTAAGTGGAATAATGGAAATTATTATGATACTTGTGAGATTCCAAGTAATGGTTTGTCACTCGCACGTATGATTGCTCACATTACTTATTTAAGTGATGAATCAATGGATATTAAATTTGGGCGTGGTCTTCAAGATAAGGATGAAATTAGCTATGACTTTTCTGTAGATTTCCAAGTTGAAAGTTACCTGAAACATCAAGGGGAAACATTTGTAAAACGTTTTGATGCTAATAGTTATCTATTTATTACAAAAGCTGTTGATCTGTTCGATCTTTCAGCTAATGATTCATTAATTGACGGATTTAAAAATGTTGAAGCAAAAATTAAAATTATTTCAGTTGATACGGATTGGTTATATCCAACAGAGCAGAGTATGGAACTTGTAACTGCTCTTAATGCTAATGATGTTGATGTTTCATTTTCAGAAATAAAATCTAACTATGGTCATGACGCATTTTTACTTGAGAGAGGTCAGCTTAATTATATTTTCTCTAATTTCTTGTCAGAAAATGTGGTTGATGATTTAATGATAGAGGATATAGCTACAATTAGGGAAAATGCCGATATTGTTGAAGCGGCTAAATTAATGCTAGATAAACATTTAACTCATATTCCTGTTGTTACTGATGATTGTAAACTTATTGGAATTGTTACAAGTTGGGATTTGTCCAAATCTATTGCTACAAATTCCAATCATTTAAAAGATATCATGACAAAAAAAGTTAAATATTGTCATGCAAATGATTCAATAGAGGAAATCGCACGTAAAATGCGTAAATTTGATATTTCATGTCTTCCGGTAGTTGATGAAGAGATGAAGGTTTTAGGTCTTATTACTACAGATCAGATTAGTAATTTACTTAGTTAA
- a CDS encoding AzlC family ABC transporter permease, translating into MTFGYVPMGIGYAAIAIKAGMTPLQTISMSVLVYAGAGQFIAASMILSSASVLAIVLTNFVVNLRYFVMSTCVLNQIEDSNLPLNVLAAHTTVDESFAVFSLSEDSSIWVYLGIAVTAWLSWILGAAIGVVVLDLLPVIVTNSFNISLYALFVAILTPAIKENKQIAILVAITAVLNIILSQFLGNWSLIVSTLVGAAIGMYIVDDEYLLSGDA; encoded by the coding sequence ATCACATTCGGCTATGTTCCGATGGGTATTGGGTATGCTGCTATTGCAATTAAAGCAGGCATGACTCCATTACAGACAATTTCTATGTCTGTTCTTGTTTATGCAGGTGCTGGCCAGTTCATTGCTGCATCAATGATATTGAGCAGTGCAAGTGTATTGGCAATCGTATTAACTAATTTTGTAGTTAATTTAAGATATTTTGTAATGTCGACCTGTGTTTTAAATCAAATTGAAGACTCCAACTTACCTTTAAATGTCTTGGCAGCTCATACTACTGTTGATGAATCATTTGCAGTGTTTTCATTGAGTGAAGATTCAAGTATTTGGGTCTATTTGGGAATTGCAGTAACTGCATGGTTAAGTTGGATTTTAGGAGCTGCAATTGGTGTTGTAGTATTGGATCTTCTTCCGGTAATAGTTACAAACAGTTTTAACATTTCACTTTATGCATTGTTTGTAGCAATTTTAACTCCTGCTATTAAAGAAAACAAACAGATTGCAATTTTGGTTGCAATAACAGCTGTTTTAAATATTATTTTAAGTCAATTCTTAGGAAACTGGTCGTTAATTGTATCAACCCTTGTTGGTGCAGCAATTGGAATGTATATTGTTGATGATGAATATTTGCTTTCAGGTGATGCTTAA
- a CDS encoding AzlD domain-containing protein: protein MDYMMLVIVGCTLVTFIPRLIPALFIDKLNFSPKFEKFLDLIPYTALAALICPGVLTVDNQLWYIGLIGAVVAACLAWKKAPMGAIVIITVVVLIAVYSIVPFF from the coding sequence ATGGATTATATGATGTTGGTTATTGTAGGTTGTACTCTTGTAACATTTATTCCAAGATTAATTCCAGCTTTATTTATTGATAAGCTTAATTTCTCACCAAAATTTGAGAAATTTTTAGATTTAATTCCATATACTGCTCTTGCAGCATTAATATGTCCTGGAGTATTGACAGTAGATAACCAATTGTGGTATATTGGATTGATTGGAGCTGTTGTAGCAGCATGTCTGGCTTGGAAAAAAGCACCGATGGGAGCAATTGTTATTATAACAGTAGTTGTTTTAATAGCAGTTTATTCAATTGTTCCATTTTTTTAA
- a CDS encoding helix-turn-helix transcriptional regulator, with the protein MRTMIKYLRQELKMSQKELGNKVGVTRQTINALENGRYNPSLFLAYDITQVFNKMLFKGDKEQYFVMEDIFIFDEDYY; encoded by the coding sequence ATGAGAACCATGATTAAATATTTAAGACAAGAGCTCAAGATGAGTCAAAAAGAACTTGGGAATAAAGTTGGAGTTACAAGACAGACAATAAATGCTCTAGAGAACGGCAGATATAATCCATCTTTATTTTTAGCTTATGATATAACTCAAGTTTTTAATAAAATGTTATTTAAAGGGGACAAAGAACAATACTTTGTCATGGAGGATATTTTCATTTTTGATGAGGATTATTATTAG
- a CDS encoding DUF4013 domain-containing protein, which produces MILDIYKDAFEYSAKDWKTLLILGVICLFSFLLIPVFLLAGYNYRVVGTAVRGIINGKDPLPEFDDLIGMFIDGIKVVIVQIVYLIVPAVTFIVFVLIANHLSGVLASAVVLLGCLVTLILGIIACLMIQMGICHMAYNDGAFTKAFAAEEIKAVINEIGLFKCLLTYVGIIIICVVFGVVVTGIVGIIFTIFGLSGAMLGVDAGGILVLGTLVNSLITTFVVGPYLSIFTGRSIGLLYTMQI; this is translated from the coding sequence ATGATTTTAGATATATATAAAGATGCATTTGAATATTCTGCTAAAGATTGGAAGACATTATTGATATTGGGTGTTATCTGTTTATTCAGTTTTTTATTAATCCCAGTATTTTTACTTGCAGGATATAATTATAGGGTGGTTGGTACGGCAGTGCGTGGAATTATCAATGGAAAAGATCCATTGCCTGAGTTTGATGATCTTATTGGAATGTTTATTGATGGAATAAAAGTTGTAATTGTTCAAATTGTTTATTTAATTGTACCTGCAGTTACATTTATCGTATTTGTTCTCATTGCTAATCATTTATCCGGTGTTTTAGCATCTGCTGTAGTACTTCTGGGATGTTTAGTTACATTAATTCTTGGAATTATTGCATGTTTAATGATTCAGATGGGAATATGTCACATGGCATATAATGATGGGGCGTTTACAAAAGCATTTGCTGCTGAGGAAATAAAAGCAGTAATTAATGAAATCGGATTATTTAAATGTCTTTTGACTTATGTTGGAATAATAATTATATGTGTAGTTTTCGGAGTTGTTGTTACAGGGATAGTTGGAATAATATTTACAATATTCGGTCTTTCAGGAGCTATGTTAGGTGTTGATGCAGGTGGAATCCTTGTTTTAGGTACATTAGTTAATTCACTGATTACAACATTTGTTGTAGGACCATATTTAAGTATCTTCACTGGAAGATCCATTGGATTATTATATACTATGCAAATATAG